The following proteins come from a genomic window of Astatotilapia calliptera chromosome 11, fAstCal1.2, whole genome shotgun sequence:
- the dcaf13 gene encoding DDB1- and CUL4-associated factor 13, whose amino-acid sequence MQPGGPGIPQCNARSPTLFTINTWLVCSLLANIFVAIIFPFCKRVPLRYQMKVKVIARNPDDYVRETKLDIQRVPRNYDPSLHPFEVSREYTRALNATKLERVFAKPFVASLDGHRDGVNCMAKHAKSLSTLLSGSCDGEVKVWNLSKHECVRTLQAHEGFVRGMVVRYCGTSFFTVGDDKTIKQWKMESPGYGEEEEPINTILGKTVYTGLDHHQNDPVFATCGQQVDIWDEQRSSPIRSFTWGVDSFSSVHFNPVETELLASCASDRSIVLYDMRESTPLKKVIMTMRSNTLSWNPMEAYYFTCANEDYNLYTYDMRYLAKPITVHMDHVSAVLDVDYAPTGKEFVSASFDKTIRIFAKDGGHSREVYHTKRMQHVICIKWSADNKYILSGSDEMNIRLWKANAAEKLGVLAPREREAANYSQKLKEKFQHHPQIRRIARHRHLPKTIYHQTKELRVMKEARRRKERNVRKHSKPGSVPVVSEKEKHVVTVVK is encoded by the exons ATGCAACCAGGAGGACCGGGCATCCCACAATGCAACGCGAGATCGCCGACTCTGTTCACTATCAACACATGGCTGGTGTGTTCACTACTTGCTAATATTTTTGTTGCTATAATTTTCCCTTTCTGTAAGCGTGTGCCCCTCCGCTACCAAATGAAAGTTAAAGTCATCGCAAGGAATCCGGATGATTATGTCCGGGAGACCAAACTGGATATTCAGCGCG TCCCCAGAAACTATGACCCGTCCCTTCATCCGTTTGAGGTGAGCAGGGAGTACACTCGAGCTCTGAACGCCACCAAGCTGGAGCGTGTGTTTGCCAAGCCTTTCGTGGCCTCGCTGGATGGTCACAGAGATGGGGTGAACTGTATGGCCAAGCACGCAAAGAGCCTCTCCACCCTGCTGTCAGGCTCCTGTGATGGGGAG GTGAAGGTGTGGAATCTGTCCAAACACGAGTGCGTTCGGACGCTTCAGGCACATGAAGGTTTTGTGCGGGGAATGGTTGTGCGTTACTGTGGGACCTCTTTCTTTACG GTCGGTGACgacaaaacaatcaaacaatggAAGATGGAATCACCAGGCTacggagaagaagaggagccaATTAACACCATCCTGGGCAAA ACTGTGTACACAGGTCTGGATCATCATCAGAACGATCCTGTATTTGCAACGTGCGGCCAGCAGGTGGACATCTGGGATGAGCAGAGGAGCAGCCCGATCCGCTCTTTCACCTGGGGTGTAGACAGCTTCAGCTCTGTGCACTTTAACCCTGTGGAG ACTGAACTTCTTGCAAGCTGTGCCTCTGACAGGAGTATAGTGCTCTACGACATGAGGGAATCTACACCACTTAAAAAG GTCATCATGACAATGAGGAGCAACACGCTAAGCTGGAACCCCATGGAAGCCTATTACTTCACATGTGCAAATGAGGACTACAA CCTCTACACATATGACATGAGGTACCTGGCCAAGCCCATCACGGTACACATGGACCATGTGTCTGCTGTGCTAGATGTTGACTATGCTCCCACGGGGAAGGAGTTTGTGTCTGCTAGCTTTGACAAGACCATCCGAATCTTCGCCAAGGACGGTGGACACAGCAG GGAGGTGTACCACACCAAACGCATGCAACACGTCATCTGTATAAAGTGGTCTGCAGACAACAAGTACATCCTGAGCGGCTCAGACGAGATGAATATCCGACTGTGGAAAGCCAACGCAGCCGAGAAACTAGGAGTG CTGGCCCCCAGGGAGAGAGAGGCTGCCAACTACAGTCAGAAACTAAAAGAGAAGTTCCAGCACCACCCACAAATCAGGCGCATCGCTCGCCACCGACATCTACCAAAGACCATCTACCACCAGACCAAGGAGCTGAGGGTTATGAAGGAGGCTCGTCGTAGAAA
- the LOC113031807 gene encoding mitochondrial folate transporter/carrier: protein MSMSSAPNHGPVSETGLPGKPVSAVSFGGRLQKVFSHVKVENLIAGLSGGVVSTLVLHPLDLVKIRFAVSDGLELRPKYSGMVHCMKSVWQQEGLRGLYQGVTPNVWGAGASWGLYFFFYNAIKGYTKEGRQAELSATEHLVSAAEAGILTLTLTNPIWVTKTRLVLQYSADRNGKQYKGMFDALVKIYRHEGVSGLYKGYVPGLLGTSHGALQFMTYEELKRDYNKYRKAHSDAKLNPLEYITMAALSKIFAVATTYPYQVVRARLQDQHNRYNGVIDVVRRTWRNEGTLGFYKGIIPNLIRVTPACCITFVVYENVSHFFLGQNK, encoded by the exons ATGAGCATGAGCTCCGCTCCAAATCACGGTCCCGTTTCAGAGACAGGACTGCCCGGCAAACCCGTGTCCGCTGTCTCGTTCGGCGGACGACTACAGAAGGTCTTTAGCCATGTGAAGGTAGAAAACCTGATCGCGGGACTCAGCGGGGGAGTGGTGTCAACTCTGGTGCTTCATCCTTTGGACCTGGTCAAAATCAGGTTTGCAG TAAGTGATGGACTTGAATTAAGACCGAAGTATAGTGGCATGGTGCACTGCATGAAGAGTGTCTGGCAGCAGGAGGGACTGAGGGGACTCTATCAAGGCGTGACACCCAACGTTTGGGGTGCTGGTGCATCTTGGGGCCTCTACTTCTTCTT CTACAACGCAATCAAAGGGTACACAAAGGAAGGTCGTCAGGCTGAACTGAGTGCCACAGAACACCTGGTGTCAGCGGCTGAAGCTG GCATCCTCACGCTCACCCTTACCAATCCAATCTGGGTGACCAAGACCCGGTTGGTGCTGCAGTACAGTGCTGACCGAAATGGCAAGCAGTACAAGGGGATGTTTGATGCTTTGGTTAAGATCTACCGCCATGAAGGAGTGTCTGGACTCTACAAG GGTTATGTTCCCGGTCTGCTCGGCACGTCTCATGGAGCACTGCAGTTCATGACTTACGAAGAGCTCAAGAGAGACTacaacaaatacagaaaagcaCATTCAGACGCAAAGCTG AACCCATTGGAATACATCACAATGGCAGCATTATCCAAAATATTTGCCGTGGCCACAACATACCCATATCAAGTGGTGCGAGCTCGCCTGCAAGACCAGCACAATAGATACAATGGAGTTATTGACGTCGTGAGACGGACATGGAG GAATGAAGGTACCCTTGGTTTCTACAAAGGCATCATCCCCAACTTGATCCGCGTCACCCCAGCCTGTTGCATCACCTTCGTGGTTTACGAGAATGTGTCTCACTTTTTTCTCGGGCAAAATAAATGA